The sequence below is a genomic window from Candidatus Omnitrophota bacterium.
GCTGATAAAGGCCTTGCATGAAAACCGCCCGGGATACAGGGTTGTTCTTTCGGTGGTTACGGAGACAGGCTACCGCGCCGCGAAAAAAATATTGCCTGATAAAGACATTGCACTATACCTGCCGTTTGACCTTAGTTTTATTGTAAAGAAAGCCTTAGGTTATGTCAGGCCTGTTTTGCTTATACTCATGGAAACGGAGTTGTGGCCTAACCTGATATTGTTCGCGCATAAAATGAAGGTCAAGGTTTTTCTGGTTAATGGCAGGATATCGGATAAGTCTTTTAAGAAATACCGTGTTATAAGAAGTTTATTGTCGCCTGCCGTAAAACGCGTGGGCGCATTCTGCATGCAGACTCAAGAATATGCCGAAAGGATAAAATTTTTAGGCGCGCCGGCGGAAAAGATAAAAGTAACAGGCAATATGAAATTTGACGGCGTTTTTCAGGGCGGTATTTCCTCAGGCGGATGCGCCGGGCCTTTGGCCGAAGCGCTAAACATTGAGCCAGGCCAAAGATTAATAGTCGCGGGCAGTACCCATCAAGGCGAGGACGAGTTAATATTAAACGCCTGGGCGAATTTGAAAAAAAACCATACCGGTTTAAAGCTTGTTATCGTTCCAAGGCATATTGAACGCTGCCAGGACATAGCGCGCCTTGTAAGGCGCTTAGGCTGTCAGCCTGTGTTTTTTTCGCGCCTGCAAAAAGGGGCACGCGTTTCGTCCGGCCAGGTAGTGGTTGTTGATGTTATTGGTATTCTTAGTTCTATCTATGGTATCGCCTATATGGTTTTTGTAGGCGGAAGCCTGGTCCGTCGCGGAGGCCATAATATAGTAGAGCCCGCGGCCCTATCTAAGCCTATAATATTGGGCCCGCATACCTTTAATTTTCGCGATATGGTCGCTGTGTTTTTAGAAAAAGAGGCTGTCGTGATTGCCAAAGACGGAAGTTCTCTGGAAAGGATTATGGAAGGCCTGTTAAAGGATGAAACCCGGGCCGAAAGGCTTGGCCAAAAAGCGGCTCTTGTGGTAAAATCAAATACGGGCGCCGCGCAAAGGACATTGCGTATTATAGAACATGAAGCGATATTTTCATAATTTGATTACAGGCGAAAGACGTGTCGCGTTTGGGCCTATTTTAAGGCCTTTTCTCTTATTTGCCTCATTGTTATTTTTTCTTGCGGCAAAAGTAAGGTTCTTTTTGTATAAGAGCGGGGTGTTCTGTTGTAAAAAACTGCCTGTTCCGGTCATAAGCGTCGGTAATATTACCTGGGGCGGTACGGGCAAGACGCCGCTTGTTGAGGCAATACTCTTATGGCTTAATGCCGCGCGCTTATCTCCGGTATTATTGACACGCGGTTACGGAAATGATGAAGACAAAATGGTGTCCTCGCGTTTTCCAAACGTGTTTGTATTAAGCGGAAAGCGCAGGCTGCGCAATGCCTTAAATTATCTTAAAACGGCCCATGCCGGCGTTTTTATTCTGGATGATGGTTTTCAGCATCTTGGTATATCAAGAGACATTGATATAGTTACTGTCAGCGCGGTATCGCCTTTTGGAAATAGCCGGCTTATACCTGCCGGAAGCCTGCGAGAGCCTATAAGCGCGCTTAAACGCGCCGATATCATAGTTTTGACAAAGGCAGACCTTGTCACGGATAAACAACTTTCCCGCATAAGCCGCTTCGTTCGGGCCGCATCAAACGGCGCTTTGATATTTTACGCAAGGCATGTACCTGTGTCTTTAAAAATATCCGGCATCCGGGAAAAAGGCCTTGAATATATAAAAGGTAAACAGGTTATCTGCGTTTCGGCATTGGCCGATAACCGGTCTTTTGTGAAAACAGTGGAAAATCTCGGTGCCACATGTGTTGATTCTTTCTCTTATATTGACCATCACTTATATACCGGCTGTGATGTTGACAGGATCTTGCAGGCATCAAAAAGACGCGGTGTTGATATTGTTTTAACAACGGAAAAGGATTGGGTAAAATTGGCCCCATTGACGGCAAAGCCCGGCATAGGCGGCATAGAGTTTACGGTATTAAGGGTGGAGTTGAAAATAACCGAAGAAGAGGTTTTCTATGGGCGGTTATCTGCTTTATTTCATAGCTAAGGGGTTTGCCTTATTTTTTAGGGCCATGCCTCTGGGCCTTTCAATAGCTATTGCCAGAATGCTGGGCATATGCTCAATGTTTATCAATACCAAGCGTTACAGGATTTCTTATGCCAATCTTAAGGCCGCGCTTGGCCATAGATATGGCCCGCGCCAGATCAAGAAAATTCTAAAGAATACGTATGCCAATATAGGCCAGGGCATGATGGAGGTCTTCCTCCTGCCCGGCATAGATGACTCTTACATAGAGCGTTATATAACATTTGAAAATTTTGGCATAGCTCAAGATGTCCTTGCCCGCGGTAAAGGCCTGATATTCCTTACGGCGCATTTCGGTACATGGGAGATATCCCACGCGGCATTGCCTTATAAAGGGCTGTGCTATAAGGGTATAGCAAGACAGCAAAAACCTTATATTCTTGACAATTTGCTTAATAGCTACAGGCAGTCACATGGTTGCAGGATACTTATAAAAGGCCCCGCGATAAAAGAGGCCTTGAGAACATTGCGTTCTAACGGCATAGTAGGCATGCTTGTTGACCAGGATGCCGGAAAAAAGGGTATATTCACGGATCTGTTTAAAAGGCCTGCTTCATGGCACAGGGGGGTTGTGGAGATAGCTCTAAGGTCAGGCGCGGGTATAGTGCCTGGTTTTGCGATAAGACAAAAAGGCCCCTATGTAAAGTTTAAACTTTTTCCGGCTCTTTGCCTGAAAAGCCATTTGCCTGACGAGGAGGCTATAGCGGATGCCATGGTTCAATACGCGGCCGTGCTTGAAGATATGATAAGCGCCTATCCGGATCAGTGGTTATGGCAGCATAGGCGCTGGAAGTCAACTACTGTGCGTAAAGTTATCGTTCTTAATGATAAAAAAACGGGGCATCTAAAACAGTCGCAGAAGGTGGCAGAAATTATAAGGTGTATATGGCAGGAGAGAGGATATGATCCCGACGGCATAAGGGTGGATATCATTGACGTAGAATTTAAAAACGGCACGCGAAAGCATATGCTTTCCGCCCTGGCTAATTTTTCCAGCATCTTTTGCCAGGGGTGCATGAGGTGTGCCAGAGCCGCGTTAAAAGAGGCCTCTTATGAGCGGCTTATAAAAAGCTATGCTGATATATACATATCGTGCGGGTCCTCTACAGCGTCAGTCAATCTGCTTTTTGGCAGGGAGAATAATGCCAAGTCTATCGCCGTAATGAAGCCAGCTTCCGCCGCGGTAAGATATTTTGACCTTGTAATAGCTCCCAGGCATGACGGCCTAAGGCCAGGGAAAAATGTCGTGGTAACGGACGCGGCCTTGAGCATAATAAGAAAAGACAAATTGTCTTTATGCCAAAGCCGTAAGCTCTTTACCCCGGATACCGGCAGTAAAGGGTCCATAGGTGTCCTTATGGGAGGGGACACTAAAAATTTTGTTATGGATATTAACAAGGTAAGTGAGATTATAGAGTCTGCTGTCAGGATATGCTCCGAACGGAATATGGATTTATTTGTCTCTACATCAAGAAGGACTCCGGCCCATATAAGCGATTATCTTAAGAAAAGGCTTTCTGCGCCGGCGGTATGCAAGCTATTGGTGATAGCAAATGAATACAATCCGCCGCTTGCTGTAGAATCCATACTGGCTTTGTCGGATATCCTGCTTGTTTCAGAGGAATCGGTTTCCATGGTATCAGAGGCCGCTTCATCGCGCGGATATAGCATTGTCTTCAGGCAGGGTGATTACCGCAGTAAAAGGCATAATAGGTTTTTGTCCGGTCTGGAAAAAGCAGGTTATATACAGACAGCAGGATACAAGGACGTTTACGATGCTGTAATAAAGGCGCTTGAGCTTGGCCTTAGGCAGAATATAGTAGATGATGACAGTCGCGTGAAAAAAGCCCTTGAAGGGCTGATTTAGCGATGAATAGGCGCGCGGGCTTTTGGCTATGGCACGCGGTTTAGCAAGGCCGATTATCTGAACGGACGCGGAATCCTTTATCTGAAACGAAAGAAATATTTATATGAATATATTGCAAGTTGTACCGGAGCTTAATAGCGGCGGGGTTGAAACAGGGACGATAGACCTTGCCAAACAATTAGTCAAACATGGGCATAAAGCGGTAATCATTTCAAACGGCGGAAGGATGCTTAATGAGATTGTCTCAACCGGCATTATCCACTATTGCCTGCCTGTGCATGAAAAATCCCCCTTTACCGTATTAACCATGGTGGATAAGATAAAAGATATAATTTCCAGGGAAGGGATAGATATTGTCCATGCCCGCAGCAGGGTGCCGGCATTTTCAGCTTTTTTTGCCGCCAGGGCCCTTGGCATTCCTTTTATTACCACCTGCCACGGCCATTATTCAAGGCATCTGCTAAGCAGGGTAATGGGCTGGGGCAAGTTTGTCATAGTGCCGAGTAATGTCGTGGCCAGCCATATGATCCGGAACTTTAAGGTGCCCCTGCAGAGGATAAGGCTGATACCCAGAGGCGTTGACCTGGATAGATTTGAATTTTACTCCTTATCGGGTAAGAAAAATAAAAAGGAATTTGCCATAGCGATTATAGGCCGTATCACCCCGATAAAAGGCCACATATATCTTATAAGGGCTATGTCAAAGGTCGCAAGGCTTATTCCTCATGTGAAATTATATATTATCGGCGCGCCGGCCGCGTCAAAACCCAAATACAAACAGGAGCTTGAGTCGCTTGTAAAACGCTTGTCGCTGGGCGCTTATGTGGAGTTTGCGGGAGATTGCGATAATGTGGCGCAGAGGCTCAAAGACATTGACCTGTTGATAGTCCCCTCTGTCGGCGAGGAAACTTTCGGCCGTGTTATAATTGAGGCGCAGGCTTCGGGTGTGCCTGTTATCGCCAGCAGGATAGGAGGCATTGTTGACATAATAAAGGAAAACAATAACGGTATTTTGGTAAATCCGAGGGATTACAGCGGGCTGGCTGATGCCATTCTTAGTGTCATAAAAGACAAGTCCCTTCAAAATAAACTTTCCGAATCCGCCAGGGATTATGTTGAAAAGCATTTTACGCTTGAAGGCATGTATGATGCCACGATGAAGGTCTATAAGGAGGCGAAAAGATCATTTAAAATACTGGTTATCAAATGGAGTGCTTTAGGTGACATAATACTGTCTCTGGCATCTTTAAAGGCGCTTAGGTTGAAATTCCCCGAAGCTGAAATAGCACTTTTTACAAGCAGGCAGGGCATTGAAATAGCAGGCAGATATTGTTATATGGATGAATTCTTCGTCGCGAAAAATCTCCGCTTTAGGCAAGGATTGCCGGGCCTGCTTGAGGCCGCTTCCGAGTTAAGGAGGTTTGCCCCCGACCTGGTATGCGATCTGCAGAACAATAAAAAGAGCCATTTATTGTCTTTTTTATCTTGCGCCCGCCGGCGCCTGGGATACAAGAGCGGGAAGCTGGATTTTCTCATGAACGAAGCTATTGACGGCGCGCGGGATATATTGTCACCTGTAAGCCACCAATTCA
It includes:
- a CDS encoding 3-deoxy-D-manno-octulosonic acid transferase, whose protein sequence is MNILYDIAFIFFLFFYLPVFFLKRRKREGILIRLGFYPKSLKALLADKKNIWVHAVSVGEVLAAGPLIKALHENRPGYRVVLSVVTETGYRAAKKILPDKDIALYLPFDLSFIVKKALGYVRPVLLILMETELWPNLILFAHKMKVKVFLVNGRISDKSFKKYRVIRSLLSPAVKRVGAFCMQTQEYAERIKFLGAPAEKIKVTGNMKFDGVFQGGISSGGCAGPLAEALNIEPGQRLIVAGSTHQGEDELILNAWANLKKNHTGLKLVIVPRHIERCQDIARLVRRLGCQPVFFSRLQKGARVSSGQVVVVDVIGILSSIYGIAYMVFVGGSLVRRGGHNIVEPAALSKPIILGPHTFNFRDMVAVFLEKEAVVIAKDGSSLERIMEGLLKDETRAERLGQKAALVVKSNTGAAQRTLRIIEHEAIFS
- the lpxK gene encoding tetraacyldisaccharide 4'-kinase — protein: MKRYFHNLITGERRVAFGPILRPFLLFASLLFFLAAKVRFFLYKSGVFCCKKLPVPVISVGNITWGGTGKTPLVEAILLWLNAARLSPVLLTRGYGNDEDKMVSSRFPNVFVLSGKRRLRNALNYLKTAHAGVFILDDGFQHLGISRDIDIVTVSAVSPFGNSRLIPAGSLREPISALKRADIIVLTKADLVTDKQLSRISRFVRAASNGALIFYARHVPVSLKISGIREKGLEYIKGKQVICVSALADNRSFVKTVENLGATCVDSFSYIDHHLYTGCDVDRILQASKRRGVDIVLTTEKDWVKLAPLTAKPGIGGIEFTVLRVELKITEEEVFYGRLSALFHS
- a CDS encoding ELM1/GtrOC1 family putative glycosyltransferase; this translates as MGGYLLYFIAKGFALFFRAMPLGLSIAIARMLGICSMFINTKRYRISYANLKAALGHRYGPRQIKKILKNTYANIGQGMMEVFLLPGIDDSYIERYITFENFGIAQDVLARGKGLIFLTAHFGTWEISHAALPYKGLCYKGIARQQKPYILDNLLNSYRQSHGCRILIKGPAIKEALRTLRSNGIVGMLVDQDAGKKGIFTDLFKRPASWHRGVVEIALRSGAGIVPGFAIRQKGPYVKFKLFPALCLKSHLPDEEAIADAMVQYAAVLEDMISAYPDQWLWQHRRWKSTTVRKVIVLNDKKTGHLKQSQKVAEIIRCIWQERGYDPDGIRVDIIDVEFKNGTRKHMLSALANFSSIFCQGCMRCARAALKEASYERLIKSYADIYISCGSSTASVNLLFGRENNAKSIAVMKPASAAVRYFDLVIAPRHDGLRPGKNVVVTDAALSIIRKDKLSLCQSRKLFTPDTGSKGSIGVLMGGDTKNFVMDINKVSEIIESAVRICSERNMDLFVSTSRRTPAHISDYLKKRLSAPAVCKLLVIANEYNPPLAVESILALSDILLVSEESVSMVSEAASSRGYSIVFRQGDYRSKRHNRFLSGLEKAGYIQTAGYKDVYDAVIKALELGLRQNIVDDDSRVKKALEGLI
- a CDS encoding glycosyltransferase, producing MNILQVVPELNSGGVETGTIDLAKQLVKHGHKAVIISNGGRMLNEIVSTGIIHYCLPVHEKSPFTVLTMVDKIKDIISREGIDIVHARSRVPAFSAFFAARALGIPFITTCHGHYSRHLLSRVMGWGKFVIVPSNVVASHMIRNFKVPLQRIRLIPRGVDLDRFEFYSLSGKKNKKEFAIAIIGRITPIKGHIYLIRAMSKVARLIPHVKLYIIGAPAASKPKYKQELESLVKRLSLGAYVEFAGDCDNVAQRLKDIDLLIVPSVGEETFGRVIIEAQASGVPVIASRIGGIVDIIKENNNGILVNPRDYSGLADAILSVIKDKSLQNKLSESARDYVEKHFTLEGMYDATMKVYKEAKRSFKILVIKWSALGDIILSLASLKALRLKFPEAEIALFTSRQGIEIAGRYCYMDEFFVAKNLRFRQGLPGLLEAASELRRFAPDLVCDLQNNKKSHLLSFLSCARRRLGYKSGKLDFLMNEAIDGARDILSPVSHQFRLLEKLGIDSIPESDTLPITDKESAYADELIRESWIGPGQKIVGVNFAASGRWQTKRWGAENIAKLSDLLAADNIRVFITGLKDDSAQAKKIAALSKSKPFDITGRTNIMQLVSFIKRCDVFISGDSAPMHIAGMCGVPFIALFGPTDPKRHFQHTAIDSGKSRFIYKKPKCSPCYKCKCRRMDCMKGIMPEEVYAAVKDILEK